A DNA window from Schistocerca gregaria isolate iqSchGreg1 chromosome 2, iqSchGreg1.2, whole genome shotgun sequence contains the following coding sequences:
- the LOC126337061 gene encoding protein takeout-like, translating to MAPVRVLLAFAAAVAVAVAGSIPSYIPVCKRNDPDINNCIKDAVEKLKPKLAEGIPELDVPKLEPLYIPQLTINPNQGQNIRAVGTNVRIHGASHFTITSITADIPKHEFSAAIKIPSLYFEADYDVDAKLLSITLKGRGPLTANATECSGDVVLKGQLVKKNGSPYLYFYNTEVSIDVKHVQVHLEGLFNGDKVLGEATNQALNENSGEFWPTIKPIAEQTIAEVLLGIANNITSHFTYDDLFPKN from the exons ATGGCCCCGGTGCGAGTCCTGCTGGCGTTCGCCGCTGCCGTCGCCGTTGCCGTCGCAGGCAGCATCC CCAGCTACATCCCTGTTTGCAAAAGGAATGATCCAGACATAAACAACTGCATCAAGGATGCAGTGGAAAAGCTGAAGCCAAAGCTGGCGGAGG GGATCCCGGAGCTGGACGTGCCCAAACTGGAGCCCCTGTACATCCCCCAGCTGACCATCAACCCCAACCAGGGACAGAACATCCGAGCGGTGGGCACCAACGTCAGAATCCACGGGGCCAGCCACTTCACTATCACCAGCATCAC AGCTGATATACCAAAGCACGAGTTTTCCGCAGCGATAAAAATTCCCAGCCTGTACTTCGAAGCTGACTACGACGTGGATGCCAAGCTGTTGTCGATCACGCTGAAGGGAAGAGGACCACTAACTGCGAACGCAA CTGAATGCAGCGGCGATGTTGTTCTGAAGGGTCAGCTAGTGAAGAAAAACGGGTCTCCTTACCTGTACTTCTACAACACTGAAGTTTCTATTGATGTGAAACACGTACAGGTCCATTTGGAAGGGCTATTTAATGGAGACAAGGTGCTGG GTGAAGCCACAAACCAGGCGCTGAACGAGAATTCCGGGGAGTTCTGGCCGACCATCAAACCCATTGCCGAGCAGACGATAGCAGAAGTTTTGCTTGGAATTGCCAACAACATTACATCACATTTCACCTATGATGATCTGTTCCCTAAAAATTAA